One window of the Thermococcus sp. P6 genome contains the following:
- a CDS encoding thioredoxin family protein: MGLISDADKKVIKEEFFSKMTEPVKIIGFIGREHCQYCDQLKQLLQELSELTEKLTYELHDFESPEGKELAGKYRIDNAPAVTITRDGKDMGVRYFGLPAGHEFGAFLEDIVDVSNARTDLMEESKRELAGIDRDVRILVFVTPTCPYCPLAVRMAHKFAIENTNAGKGKILGDMVEAIEYPEWADRYSVMAVPKIVIQVNGEDRVQFEGAYPEKMFMEKLLAALG, translated from the coding sequence ATGGGACTGATAAGTGATGCGGACAAGAAGGTTATCAAGGAGGAGTTCTTCTCCAAGATGACCGAGCCGGTTAAGATAATCGGCTTCATCGGAAGGGAACACTGCCAGTACTGCGACCAGCTCAAGCAGTTGCTTCAGGAGCTCAGCGAGCTTACGGAGAAGCTTACCTACGAGCTGCACGACTTCGAGAGCCCCGAAGGTAAGGAGCTTGCCGGGAAATACCGGATAGACAACGCCCCGGCCGTTACCATAACCCGGGATGGAAAGGACATGGGAGTGAGGTACTTCGGCCTTCCCGCGGGCCATGAGTTCGGGGCATTCCTCGAGGACATAGTTGACGTCAGCAACGCCCGGACGGATCTCATGGAGGAGAGCAAGCGGGAGCTCGCCGGAATCGACAGGGACGTCAGGATACTCGTCTTTGTGACGCCCACCTGTCCGTACTGCCCGCTCGCGGTCAGGATGGCCCACAAGTTCGCCATCGAGAACACAAACGCAGGAAAGGGCAAGATACTCGGCGACATGGTCGAGGCCATAGAGTACCCCGAATGGGCCGACAGGTACAGTGTCATGGCCGTGCCCAAGATCGTCATTCAGGTGAACGGCGAGGACAGGGTCCAGTTCGAGGGTGCCTACCCCGAGAAGATGTTCATGGAGAAGCTTCTCGCGGCACTGGGATGA
- a CDS encoding helix-turn-helix domain-containing protein, with protein sequence MDEPDIFYILGNRVRRDLLGHLTCTECYFSFLSSKVSVSSTAVAKHLKIMEREGILKSYEREGPFIGPARKYYDIAISRSYVATVTPNIFWYRGLDIGKDPGIDRVEIDLTHVPEEHGDILRAVSSFLELTGELEKLLKALQAVERRRDGTMKEIKELYLREIGDMTQLAILHYVLLEGEATVDELSDRLNLKEREVLVKAGELDKFVPLRIKDGRIQIDRERLKRKIHGDDNAGKDKGSG encoded by the coding sequence ATGGATGAACCCGACATATTCTACATACTCGGAAACCGGGTGAGGCGTGACCTCTTGGGTCACCTCACCTGCACCGAGTGTTACTTCAGTTTCCTTAGCAGTAAGGTTAGCGTCTCCTCGACGGCTGTGGCAAAGCACCTGAAAATCATGGAACGTGAGGGAATACTGAAGTCCTACGAAAGGGAGGGGCCCTTCATAGGGCCTGCAAGAAAGTATTATGACATAGCCATCTCCAGAAGCTACGTCGCGACCGTGACACCGAACATCTTCTGGTACAGGGGGCTCGACATCGGGAAAGACCCCGGCATTGATAGGGTCGAGATCGACCTGACGCACGTTCCGGAGGAGCACGGGGACATTCTCCGGGCGGTGAGTTCTTTCCTTGAGTTAACGGGGGAGCTTGAGAAGTTACTTAAAGCGCTTCAGGCGGTGGAACGCAGGCGCGACGGGACGATGAAGGAGATCAAGGAGCTCTACCTCCGGGAGATAGGCGACATGACCCAGCTGGCGATACTCCACTACGTCCTCCTTGAGGGAGAGGCCACGGTTGATGAGCTGAGCGACAGGCTCAACCTCAAGGAGAGGGAGGTTCTCGTTAAAGCCGGGGAACTGGACAAGTTCGTACCGTTAAGGATAAAAGACGGGAGGATTCAAATCGACCGGGAAAGGCTGAAGAGGAAGATCCACGGTGATGATAATGCCGGAAAGGATAAGGGTAGTGGTTAA
- a CDS encoding DUF362 domain-containing protein — translation MPERIRVVVNEDRCYLCGGCAGVCPTLAIRVSASGWEFFEEKCISCRICINACPVGALSAEPLEVEE, via the coding sequence ATGCCGGAAAGGATAAGGGTAGTGGTTAACGAGGACAGGTGCTACCTCTGCGGTGGCTGTGCCGGGGTCTGCCCAACGCTCGCGATAAGGGTGAGCGCCTCGGGATGGGAGTTCTTTGAGGAGAAGTGCATCTCCTGCAGGATATGCATCAACGCCTGCCCGGTGGGCGCCCTCAGTGCCGAACCTCTGGAGGTGGAAGAATGA
- a CDS encoding NAD(P)/FAD-dependent oxidoreductase: MKYDVVVVGAGIAGPIVARNVAREGFSVLLIDKKPAIGTPKQCAEGISMSVFKKHDIPYDRRYINREIYGAKLYSPSGYELELRYKEASGVILERKVFDKMLAYYAAKAGADVLARTEALDVIRRNGRIAGIKAKHEDEPLEIEAEVVVAADGVESVIARKAGINTYAPPHEFDSSYEYEMLIEGYDPDLIHLWFGNEVAPRGYVWVFPKDEDRANVGIGINSDNPQTAKYYLDRWLKENNVPARKILEINVGVVPVGGFVRELAKDNVVVVGDAARQVNPMHGGGMAEAMNAGSMAAKWIVKALEEEDLSLLQNYTKEWWETDGRRLEKVLRVRRVTEKLTDEDLDLFIRVLSGADAEKIAGGDYGEVIKALLKHPKVLLSRRRVSLLRQLL; encoded by the coding sequence ATGAAGTACGATGTCGTCGTGGTGGGAGCCGGGATCGCCGGGCCGATCGTCGCGAGGAACGTCGCCAGAGAGGGGTTCTCGGTTCTGCTCATCGATAAGAAACCCGCCATAGGCACTCCAAAACAGTGTGCCGAAGGCATAAGCATGAGCGTCTTCAAAAAGCATGACATACCATACGACAGGCGCTACATCAACCGCGAGATATACGGTGCGAAGCTCTATTCCCCGAGCGGATACGAGCTCGAGCTCCGCTATAAGGAAGCCAGCGGGGTTATCCTCGAAAGGAAGGTCTTCGACAAGATGCTCGCCTACTACGCCGCGAAGGCCGGTGCGGACGTTCTGGCGCGGACCGAGGCTCTGGACGTTATACGGCGGAACGGCAGGATAGCTGGAATAAAAGCCAAGCATGAAGATGAACCCCTCGAGATAGAAGCGGAGGTTGTGGTTGCGGCCGACGGCGTTGAGAGCGTGATAGCCAGAAAGGCCGGCATAAACACCTACGCCCCGCCCCACGAGTTCGATTCTTCCTATGAGTACGAGATGCTCATCGAAGGTTACGACCCGGATCTGATTCACCTGTGGTTCGGGAACGAAGTGGCGCCAAGGGGCTACGTCTGGGTCTTCCCGAAGGACGAGGACAGGGCCAACGTTGGAATAGGGATAAACTCCGACAACCCCCAAACGGCCAAGTACTACCTCGACAGGTGGCTGAAGGAGAACAACGTACCCGCCCGGAAGATCCTCGAGATAAACGTCGGCGTCGTTCCCGTTGGGGGCTTCGTCAGGGAGCTTGCAAAGGACAACGTGGTGGTTGTGGGGGACGCTGCGAGGCAGGTCAACCCGATGCACGGTGGTGGCATGGCCGAGGCCATGAACGCCGGGAGCATGGCAGCTAAGTGGATAGTCAAAGCCCTCGAAGAGGAGGATCTATCCCTGCTCCAGAACTACACGAAGGAATGGTGGGAAACGGACGGCAGGAGGCTCGAGAAGGTTCTCAGGGTCAGGAGGGTGACCGAGAAGCTCACGGATGAGGACCTCGACCTGTTCATCCGGGTGCTGAGTGGTGCCGATGCCGAGAAGATAGCCGGCGGAGACTACGGGGAGGTCATAAAGGCCCTCCTGAAGCACCCGAAGGTTCTGCTGAGCCGGAGGAGGGTGAGCCTCCTCAGGCAGCTCCTCTGA
- the topA gene encoding DNA topoisomerase I — MVTLIIAEKPNVARKIAYALAEGKPVRKTIGKVSYYEFTRDGKRLVVAPAVGHLFSLAPKSRTYGYPVFDVEWVPVYVAERGKGYARDYIKALAHLAKGADEFVVACDYDTEGEVIGYTALKYACGVDPARAKRMRFSALTKKDLLRAWYNLEPTINFGMADAGIARHVLDWYWGVNLSRALTSSIKRASGKWMVLSTGRVQGPTLKFLVDREREIANFRPTPYWVVKMLLEKNGENYTATYERERILDEAEAKRIVEESKKGPAFVERVEVRRGKRHPPVPFDLGTLQREAYSAFKYSPKKTLDLAQKLYEKGLSSYPRTSSQKLPSSLNFRSILKGLAGLTEYRPFAHELLGREVLKPVQGKKDDPAHPAIYPTGELPKEGELTKDERNLYDLIVRRFLALFMEPAIRENVRVVINSNSHRFILSGARTVSEGWLKVYGKYVRFDEVILPAFKEGEPVKVLGIRREKKKTKPPSRYSPAAVIKRMEDLGIGTKATRAQILETLYSRGYIEGKRKIKVTPLGMRVVEALEKNVPDIVSVELTRAFEEKMEDVTVGKERKEKVIEESRNRLIKILSVFRERELEIGRMLMEAAPTRKDGAVGDSENDGKGKTSGKKKPLVVGRCPRCGGDLVVRYNRKTGKRFVGCSNWPKCNVTYPLLQRGEIIPTDKTCCGGAPVVRIREKGREYEVCLDMNCRDWKKDKK; from the coding sequence ATGGTCACTCTCATCATAGCGGAGAAGCCAAACGTTGCGAGAAAAATCGCCTACGCCCTTGCCGAGGGTAAGCCCGTTAGAAAAACGATCGGCAAGGTGTCCTACTACGAGTTCACCCGGGACGGGAAAAGGTTGGTAGTCGCTCCTGCGGTTGGCCACCTCTTCTCCCTCGCACCCAAATCAAGGACCTACGGTTATCCCGTCTTTGACGTCGAATGGGTGCCGGTTTACGTGGCCGAGAGGGGAAAGGGCTACGCGAGGGATTACATAAAGGCTCTGGCACACCTTGCAAAGGGGGCCGATGAGTTCGTGGTGGCGTGCGACTACGATACTGAAGGAGAGGTCATAGGCTACACGGCCCTGAAATACGCCTGCGGCGTCGATCCCGCGAGGGCAAAACGCATGAGGTTCTCGGCCCTGACAAAGAAGGATCTCCTCAGAGCGTGGTATAACCTGGAGCCGACGATAAACTTTGGAATGGCGGACGCAGGCATAGCGCGCCACGTGCTTGACTGGTACTGGGGCGTTAACCTCTCGAGGGCCCTGACGTCGTCCATAAAGCGGGCCAGCGGAAAGTGGATGGTCCTCTCAACCGGGAGGGTTCAGGGGCCGACCCTGAAGTTTCTGGTCGACAGGGAGAGGGAGATCGCGAACTTCAGGCCCACCCCCTACTGGGTAGTAAAGATGCTCCTCGAAAAGAACGGGGAGAACTACACCGCCACCTACGAGAGGGAGCGTATACTCGACGAGGCCGAGGCAAAGCGCATAGTCGAGGAATCAAAGAAGGGACCTGCCTTCGTGGAGAGGGTCGAGGTCAGGCGGGGAAAGAGGCATCCGCCCGTGCCCTTTGACCTTGGAACCCTTCAGAGGGAAGCCTACTCTGCCTTCAAGTACAGCCCCAAGAAGACGCTCGATCTCGCCCAGAAGCTGTACGAGAAGGGTTTATCCTCCTACCCGAGAACCTCGTCCCAGAAACTCCCCTCAAGCCTGAACTTCCGGTCGATTCTCAAGGGGCTCGCCGGGCTGACTGAATACAGGCCCTTCGCCCACGAGCTCCTCGGCAGGGAGGTTCTCAAACCGGTGCAGGGTAAGAAGGACGATCCGGCCCACCCTGCCATTTACCCGACCGGCGAGCTCCCGAAGGAGGGCGAGCTCACAAAGGACGAGAGAAACCTCTACGACCTCATAGTCAGGCGCTTTCTGGCGCTTTTCATGGAGCCTGCCATCAGGGAGAACGTCAGGGTTGTCATAAATTCCAACTCCCACCGCTTCATCCTCAGTGGGGCGAGGACGGTGAGCGAGGGCTGGCTGAAGGTTTACGGGAAGTACGTCAGGTTCGACGAGGTGATCCTGCCGGCTTTTAAGGAAGGCGAGCCCGTGAAGGTCCTCGGGATAAGGCGCGAGAAGAAGAAGACCAAACCCCCCTCGAGGTACTCCCCCGCGGCAGTCATCAAGAGGATGGAGGACCTCGGGATAGGCACCAAAGCCACCCGCGCTCAGATACTCGAAACGCTCTACAGCAGGGGCTACATCGAGGGGAAAAGGAAGATAAAGGTTACCCCCCTCGGAATGCGGGTCGTTGAGGCGCTCGAAAAGAACGTGCCCGATATAGTGAGCGTGGAACTCACGAGGGCCTTCGAGGAGAAGATGGAAGATGTAACGGTCGGAAAGGAGAGGAAGGAAAAGGTCATCGAGGAGAGCAGGAACCGGCTGATAAAAATCCTGAGCGTCTTCAGGGAGAGGGAGCTTGAGATAGGAAGGATGCTGATGGAGGCGGCGCCCACCAGAAAGGACGGTGCCGTTGGAGACTCCGAAAACGATGGCAAAGGGAAGACTTCCGGCAAGAAAAAACCCCTCGTGGTCGGCAGATGTCCCAGATGCGGTGGCGATCTGGTCGTTCGCTACAACAGAAAGACGGGAAAGCGTTTCGTGGGCTGTTCCAACTGGCCAAAGTGCAACGTCACCTATCCCCTCCTCCAGCGCGGTGAGATAATCCCAACGGACAAAACCTGCTGTGGCGGTGCACCGGTGGTAAGGATACGGGAGAAGGGCAGGGAGTACGAGGTATGCCTCGATATGAACTGCAGGGACTGGAAGAAGGATAAAAAATGA
- a CDS encoding D-aminoacyl-tRNA deacylase → MKVIMTTRVDRASMNIMEKLTENFGFKETEKSFDGNPVYSKGDTLILTTNGEMIYYDHLDVAIEKQLGLTPEIIAFASRHSSRKKLPALTVHVTGNWGEALYGGKDGSLAIAQPVAMKLALLKMNELNDLGWTVCYEATHHGPSELEVPSFFIEIGSTEEEWANDRAGEIIAETIIYVLENYDDARFPVAVGVGGGHYAPKQTRRALESDIAFGHIAPKYVHPIGRELLLKAIERTAGDVDAIYVDWKGSKAETRRMARTLAEELGLEFMRD, encoded by the coding sequence ATGAAGGTGATAATGACAACCCGCGTCGACAGGGCCTCGATGAACATAATGGAGAAGCTAACGGAGAACTTCGGCTTCAAGGAGACGGAGAAATCCTTCGACGGCAATCCTGTTTACTCGAAGGGCGATACGCTCATACTGACGACCAACGGGGAGATGATATACTACGACCACTTGGATGTGGCAATTGAGAAACAGCTCGGTTTAACGCCCGAGATCATAGCCTTCGCCTCAAGACACTCGAGCAGGAAAAAGCTACCCGCCCTGACCGTTCACGTGACGGGGAACTGGGGTGAGGCCCTCTACGGCGGAAAGGACGGGAGCCTCGCCATCGCCCAGCCCGTTGCGATGAAGCTCGCGCTGTTGAAGATGAACGAGCTCAACGACCTCGGCTGGACGGTTTGCTACGAGGCAACCCACCACGGCCCGAGCGAGCTCGAGGTTCCGAGCTTCTTCATTGAGATAGGCTCCACCGAAGAGGAATGGGCGAACGACAGAGCCGGGGAGATAATAGCGGAGACGATAATCTACGTGCTGGAGAACTACGACGATGCCCGGTTCCCGGTGGCCGTTGGGGTTGGTGGTGGCCACTACGCACCGAAGCAGACCAGAAGGGCACTTGAAAGCGATATAGCCTTCGGCCATATAGCCCCGAAGTACGTCCATCCCATCGGGAGGGAGCTCCTCCTCAAGGCCATCGAGAGAACGGCCGGGGATGTGGATGCGATATACGTTGACTGGAAGGGAAGCAAGGCCGAGACCAGAAGGATGGCCAGAACGCTGGCCGAAGAACTCGGTCTGGAGTTCATGCGTGACTGA
- the ftsZ gene encoding cell division protein FtsZ has protein sequence MLKLIEDAIERTSAAPERVPEVEAPQTDIDEELKKILEQIQAKIYVVGVGGAGCNTVNRMMQVGIQGAKIIAVNTDAQDLLKIRANKKILIGKELTRGLGAGNNPKMGEEAAKESEREIRDALEGADMVFITCGLGGGTGTGAAPIVAETAKKMGVLTVSVVTLPFTVEGIRRIKNAEYGLERLRKNSDTVIVIPNDKLMEVAPNLPIHMAFKVADEILVQAVKGITELITKPGLVNLDFNDVRAVMKDGGVAMIGIGESDSEKRATEAAQQALNSPLLDVDISGARGALISISGSDVKLEEAQQVIELVTSKLDPEAQVIWGIQLDEDLGKTIRVLIVVTGVSSPYAVAEEEAPYPEEGERKIIKLDLEEI, from the coding sequence ATGCTGAAACTGATTGAAGACGCTATCGAAAGGACCTCCGCCGCCCCTGAGAGGGTTCCCGAGGTCGAGGCGCCCCAGACGGACATCGATGAAGAGCTCAAGAAGATCCTTGAGCAGATACAGGCAAAGATATACGTCGTTGGTGTCGGCGGTGCCGGTTGTAACACCGTTAACAGGATGATGCAGGTTGGCATACAGGGTGCGAAGATAATAGCCGTCAACACCGATGCCCAGGACCTCCTGAAGATCCGTGCAAACAAGAAGATACTCATAGGCAAGGAACTGACGAGGGGCCTTGGAGCAGGAAACAACCCCAAGATGGGGGAGGAAGCTGCAAAGGAAAGCGAGAGGGAGATAAGGGACGCCCTGGAAGGCGCCGACATGGTCTTCATAACCTGCGGTCTCGGTGGTGGTACCGGAACTGGTGCTGCCCCAATAGTTGCCGAGACGGCCAAAAAGATGGGGGTCCTAACTGTTTCCGTCGTGACACTTCCCTTCACCGTCGAAGGCATAAGACGCATAAAGAACGCAGAATACGGCCTTGAGAGGCTCAGGAAGAACAGCGACACCGTCATAGTCATCCCCAACGACAAGCTCATGGAAGTGGCCCCAAACCTGCCCATACACATGGCCTTCAAGGTTGCCGATGAGATACTCGTGCAGGCAGTTAAGGGCATCACCGAGCTCATCACGAAGCCCGGACTGGTGAACCTCGACTTCAACGACGTAAGGGCCGTCATGAAGGACGGCGGCGTGGCAATGATAGGCATCGGTGAGAGCGACAGCGAGAAGAGGGCAACGGAGGCCGCCCAGCAGGCCCTGAACAGTCCGTTGCTGGACGTTGACATAAGCGGTGCCAGGGGTGCCCTCATAAGCATCAGCGGAAGTGACGTGAAGCTTGAAGAGGCCCAGCAGGTCATAGAGCTCGTCACGAGCAAGCTGGACCCGGAGGCTCAGGTGATATGGGGCATCCAGCTCGACGAGGACCTCGGTAAGACGATAAGGGTCCTTATAGTTGTGACCGGCGTCAGCTCGCCCTACGCGGTTGCCGAGGAGGAAGCCCCTTATCCCGAGGAGGGTGAGAGGAAGATCATCAAGCTCGACCTTGAGGAAATTTAA
- a CDS encoding protein translocase SEC61 complex subunit gamma has product MATTVEKLKGFLTESKRVLMVTKKPGMKEFKLAAKITGIGMTLIGTIGLVIRLIGHFLTGS; this is encoded by the coding sequence ATGGCAACGACCGTTGAAAAGCTTAAAGGGTTCCTCACCGAATCCAAGAGGGTTTTGATGGTAACCAAAAAGCCGGGCATGAAGGAGTTTAAACTGGCGGCGAAGATTACAGGTATCGGAATGACACTCATCGGAACCATCGGCCTCGTGATACGGCTTATAGGCCACTTCCTCACCGGCTCATAA
- a CDS encoding transcription elongation factor Spt5: MSEGKVFTVRVTVGQEETTARLIYGKAETHNLPIYAILAPSKVKGYIFVEAPSKGAVNEAIKGIRHAKGILPGVIRFEEIEHFLEEKPAVTGFEPGDIVELIAGPFKGEKAKVVRVDEGKDEIVVELVSSIVPIPVTVRGEYVRLISKRRKE; the protein is encoded by the coding sequence ATGAGCGAGGGCAAGGTGTTCACAGTACGCGTCACCGTTGGTCAGGAAGAAACGACCGCCCGGTTGATATACGGCAAGGCCGAGACCCACAACCTGCCCATATACGCCATACTCGCCCCCTCAAAGGTGAAGGGTTACATCTTCGTTGAGGCCCCAAGCAAGGGCGCAGTTAACGAGGCCATCAAGGGCATAAGGCACGCAAAAGGCATCCTTCCGGGCGTTATCAGGTTCGAGGAGATAGAGCACTTTCTCGAGGAGAAACCCGCCGTCACCGGCTTTGAGCCCGGGGACATAGTGGAGCTAATCGCGGGGCCCTTCAAGGGCGAGAAGGCAAAGGTGGTCAGGGTTGACGAGGGCAAGGACGAGATAGTGGTCGAACTCGTCAGTTCCATCGTCCCCATCCCGGTCACGGTGAGGGGGGAATACGTTAGACTTATAAGCAAACGCCGGAAGGAGTGA
- a CDS encoding 50S ribosomal protein L11: protein MPQIVEVLVEGGKASPGPPLGPAIGPLGLNVKQVVDEINKATKNFAGMQVPVKIIVTDPKKKTFEIEVGVPPVSQLIKKELGVPKGSNEPVHTIVGNLTMEGVVRIAKAKAEQMLASDLKAAAKEVIGTALSMGVTVEGKDPREVQREIDEGLYDEIFAKEE from the coding sequence ATGCCGCAGATCGTTGAGGTGCTCGTTGAGGGAGGAAAGGCTTCGCCCGGACCCCCACTCGGTCCGGCCATCGGTCCGCTTGGACTCAACGTTAAACAGGTCGTAGACGAGATAAACAAGGCCACCAAGAACTTCGCAGGAATGCAGGTCCCGGTCAAGATCATCGTCACGGATCCCAAGAAGAAGACCTTTGAGATAGAGGTGGGTGTTCCACCGGTCAGCCAGCTCATCAAGAAAGAACTGGGCGTTCCAAAGGGTTCCAACGAGCCGGTTCACACCATCGTGGGGAACCTGACAATGGAAGGGGTTGTCAGGATAGCGAAGGCCAAGGCGGAGCAGATGCTCGCATCGGATCTCAAGGCCGCGGCCAAGGAAGTCATAGGCACAGCCCTGAGCATGGGCGTTACCGTCGAAGGCAAAGACCCCAGAGAAGTCCAGAGGGAGATCGACGAAGGCCTTTACGACGAGATTTTTGCAAAAGAAGAGTGA
- a CDS encoding 50S ribosomal protein L1, whose amino-acid sequence MAFDRQKIVEAVKEAKTRAKPRNFTQTVEMAVNLRDIDLKRPENRFKLEVVLPNGRGKEPKIAVIADGAVAEAAKRLGLDVISGEELEELAKNPRQARKLAKNYDFFIAAAPLMPKIGKYLGRYLGPRNKMPQVVPPTMTNIEPIVERLKRTVRIQLKNNPVVHAPIGTENMEDEKLAENAEAVLNAVLSKLERGENQVKSVYVKTTMGPAVKIER is encoded by the coding sequence ATGGCCTTTGACAGGCAAAAAATCGTGGAAGCGGTGAAGGAGGCGAAGACCCGGGCCAAGCCGCGCAACTTCACACAGACCGTCGAGATGGCAGTCAACCTCAGGGATATCGATTTGAAGAGACCTGAGAACAGGTTTAAGCTTGAGGTTGTTCTGCCGAACGGTCGTGGGAAGGAGCCGAAGATCGCGGTCATCGCTGATGGGGCCGTTGCCGAGGCGGCTAAACGGCTCGGGCTTGATGTGATTAGTGGAGAGGAACTTGAGGAGCTGGCCAAGAACCCAAGGCAGGCAAGGAAGCTGGCGAAAAACTACGACTTCTTCATAGCTGCCGCACCGCTGATGCCAAAGATCGGTAAATACCTCGGTCGCTATCTGGGTCCGAGGAACAAGATGCCCCAGGTGGTTCCACCGACTATGACCAACATCGAGCCCATAGTCGAGAGGCTTAAAAGGACGGTCAGGATACAGCTCAAGAACAACCCCGTGGTGCATGCTCCCATAGGGACCGAGAACATGGAGGATGAGAAGCTCGCAGAGAACGCGGAGGCGGTTTTAAACGCCGTCCTCAGCAAGCTGGAGCGCGGCGAGAACCAGGTGAAGTCAGTGTACGTCAAGACCACGATGGGGCCGGCGGTTAAGATCGAGAGGTGA
- a CDS encoding 50S ribosomal protein L10, translating to MAHVAEWKKKEVEELADIIKRYPVIALVDVAGVPAYPLSKMRENLRGKALLRVSRNTLIELAIKRAAQELNDPDLEKLIDHIEGGAGILATEMNPFKLYKLLEESKTPAAAKPGVPVPRDVVIPAGPTPISPGPLVGEMQALGIPARIEKGKVSIQKDYTVLKAGEVITEQLARILNALGIEPLEVGLNLLAAYEDGVVYTPDVLAIDEEEYINMLQQAYMHAFNLSVNTAYPTKQTIEAIIQKAFLGAKNVAVEAGYITPETVEDIFGRALRVVLLIAQQLPEELLDEKTKELLKRGAQIAVATQPQEEKVEEAEEEEEEEEEASEEEALAGLGALFG from the coding sequence ATGGCCCACGTAGCCGAGTGGAAGAAGAAGGAAGTTGAGGAGCTTGCAGACATCATCAAGAGATACCCAGTGATAGCTCTGGTTGATGTTGCCGGCGTTCCGGCCTATCCCCTGAGCAAGATGCGTGAGAACCTCCGCGGAAAGGCGCTCCTCAGGGTCAGCAGGAACACTCTGATAGAGCTCGCCATAAAGAGGGCAGCTCAGGAGCTCAACGATCCCGATCTTGAAAAACTCATCGACCACATTGAGGGTGGGGCCGGAATCCTCGCCACCGAGATGAACCCCTTCAAGCTCTACAAGCTCCTCGAGGAGAGCAAAACCCCCGCAGCTGCGAAACCGGGGGTGCCGGTTCCCAGGGATGTCGTTATTCCCGCGGGTCCGACCCCGATCTCACCCGGTCCCCTCGTCGGTGAGATGCAGGCCCTCGGCATACCCGCGAGGATTGAGAAGGGTAAGGTCAGCATCCAGAAGGACTACACCGTCCTCAAGGCGGGAGAGGTCATAACCGAACAGCTCGCCAGAATACTCAACGCCCTCGGGATAGAGCCGCTCGAGGTAGGTCTCAACCTGCTCGCGGCTTACGAGGACGGGGTCGTTTACACCCCGGACGTGCTGGCGATAGATGAGGAAGAGTACATTAACATGCTCCAGCAGGCCTACATGCATGCCTTCAACCTGTCGGTTAACACCGCCTACCCGACGAAGCAGACCATTGAAGCCATAATTCAGAAGGCGTTCCTCGGGGCCAAGAACGTCGCCGTGGAAGCAGGTTACATCACGCCCGAAACGGTCGAGGACATCTTCGGCAGGGCACTCAGGGTTGTCCTGCTCATAGCCCAGCAACTGCCAGAGGAACTGCTTGACGAGAAGACCAAAGAGCTTTTAAAGAGGGGGGCACAAATAGCCGTTGCCACCCAGCCTCAGGAGGAGAAGGTTGAGGAGGCTGAGGAGGAAGAAGAAGAGGAAGAGGAAGCTTCCGAAGAGGAGGCGCTCGCCGGACTGGGCGCTCTCTTCGGCTGA
- the rpl12p gene encoding 50S ribosomal protein P1, with translation MEYVYAALLLHAAGKEITEENLKAVLEAAGVNADEARLKALVAALEGVNIDEVIEKAAMPVAAPVAVAAAPAQEAAPAEEGEEEEEEEEEEASEEEALAGLGALFG, from the coding sequence ATGGAGTACGTGTATGCCGCTCTGCTGCTCCACGCCGCTGGTAAGGAAATAACGGAGGAGAACCTTAAGGCGGTCCTTGAGGCCGCTGGTGTCAACGCCGATGAGGCCAGGCTTAAGGCCCTCGTTGCCGCTCTGGAGGGCGTCAACATCGACGAGGTCATCGAGAAGGCAGCCATGCCGGTCGCCGCTCCCGTAGCGGTCGCCGCTGCCCCGGCTCAGGAAGCAGCACCCGCGGAAGAGGGAGAAGAGGAGGAAGAAGAGGAAGAAGAGGAAGCTTCCGAAGAGGAGGCCCTCGCAGGTCTCGGCGCCCTCTTCGGTTGA
- the dcd gene encoding dCTP deaminase, translating to MMLPDWKIKEEILIEPFSEESLQPAGYDLRVGAEAYLDGKLLEVKSRGEFQIPPGSYALVLTLERIGLPGDIAGDMKLRSSLAREGLIGSFAWVDPGWDGNLTLGIYNASTTPVKLTYGERFVQIAFIRLEAPAKSPYRGSYQGSQHLALSKRGGKWSPIRG from the coding sequence ATGATGCTTCCCGACTGGAAAATAAAGGAGGAGATCCTGATAGAGCCCTTCAGTGAGGAGTCCCTTCAGCCGGCCGGTTACGACCTTCGCGTCGGCGCGGAAGCTTACTTAGATGGAAAACTTCTGGAGGTGAAAAGCCGGGGAGAGTTTCAGATACCCCCCGGGTCCTACGCACTGGTTCTGACCCTTGAAAGGATAGGGCTTCCCGGGGACATCGCGGGCGATATGAAACTCAGGAGCAGCCTCGCCAGAGAGGGTCTCATCGGATCATTCGCGTGGGTTGATCCCGGATGGGACGGTAACCTCACCCTCGGCATCTACAACGCCTCGACCACTCCCGTAAAGCTAACTTACGGGGAGCGTTTCGTTCAGATAGCCTTCATCAGGCTGGAGGCACCGGCAAAGAGCCCTTACAGGGGCAGCTATCAGGGGAGCCAGCATCTGGCACTGTCGAAAAGGGGAGGAAAATGGAGCCCTATCCGTGGATGA